Proteins from a single region of Catharus ustulatus isolate bCatUst1 chromosome 22, bCatUst1.pri.v2, whole genome shotgun sequence:
- the SYNRG gene encoding synergin gamma isoform X4, translating to MALRPGPGAGGAGGAGGGAAGAASFMFPVAGGLGPPQGMIPMQQQGFPMVPVMQANMPGMMGMNYGSQMPPGPMAMQGGMALGPMPAAGMPYMGQASFLGMRPAAPQYSPDMQKQFAEEQQKRFEHQQKFLEEERKRRQFEEQKQKLRLLSSVKPKTGEKSRDDALEAIKGNLDGFSRDAKMHPTPATHPKKPGVGVFPPQDPIQQILPPWIYNDSLVPELYKKILETTLTPAGIDTAKLYPILMSSGLPRETLGQIWALANRTTPGKLTKEELYCVLAMIAVTQRGIPAVSPDVLNQFPAAPVPTLSGFPVPLPAGVSQPPLLPAAPPASVGLPLGTSVMAMSIPGPAPAPAPAPAAAQPSGAFLPSFPPGQVVKPEDDDFQEFQDASKSGSLDDSFTDFQGEAAKAASSQHRSSVPSLLMPLPGTKPLSAADKYAVFKGMAAEKPSESAAAFGDGGDKYSAFRELEQPAESKYLGENLAEFKPAGADDGFTDFKTADSISPLEPPSKDKTFPAPFPPLPAQPKQPTQAKTPLNLADLELFSSSGENKQPSFPPAFNTSKPGSFPPPPAPSTSAQPAPSKTSSLADDFGEFNLFGEFSNGASASGQDDFADFMAFNNSGGFSEQKSDDKYNALKLEASPAAQAGSSGSTVKGGQSSATTATPTKYDIFKQLSLEGSGAGFEEAKDGALSSAKSDDDFADFHSKFSSSSAEKSLVDKVAAFKQAKEDSASVKSLDLPSIGGSSVGKEDSEDALSVQFDMKLADVGGDLKHVMSDSSLDLPTVSGQHPPAADVDDLKGGPLGSCHSGSALSSLASYDCSGSDRDDVQQGKKLSCLSQPSSAATSVLQKKETLFGSSENITMTTVSKVTTFPSEDAVQDVSFAAFANFKGSGPVSSAPSDDDLGDFGDFGDFARIPSEAQDAAAADTALGADFLTGVSSELHREATDDFGEFQSEKPKISKFDFLVATSQGKVKSSEEMIRSELATFDLSVQGSHKRSLSLGDREISRSSPLPALEQPFRDRSNTLSEKPALPVIRDKYKDLTGEVEESERYAYEWQRCLESALQVIKKANDTLNGISSSSVCTEVIQSAQGMEYLQGVVEVYRVTKRVELGIKATAVCSEKLQQLLKDIDKVWNNLISFMSLAALTPDENSLDFSSCMLRPGIKNAQDLACGVCLLNVDSRSKKEEKPVEELPKKAFNSETDNFKLAYGGHQYHASCANFWINCVEPKPPGLILPDLL from the exons ATGGCGCTGCGGCCCGGGCCCGGCGCGGGGGgcgccggcggggcgggcggcggagcGGCCGGGGCCGCCAG cttcaTGTTTCCTGTTGCAGGTGGTTTGGGCCCCCCTCAAG GGATGATTCCAATGCAGCAGCAAGGATTCCCAATGGTTCCTGTCATGCAGGCCAACATGCCAGGGATGATGGGGATGAATTATGGCTCTCAGATGCCTCCTGGACCCATGGCCATGCAG GGTGGCATGGCTCTGGGGCCCatgccagcagctggaatgcCCTACATGGGCCAGGCCTCGTTCCTGGGAATGCGCCCGGCCGCCCCCCAGTACAGCCCTGACATGCAGAAGCAAtttgcagaggagcagca GAAGAGGTTTGAGCACCAGCAGAAGTTCttagaagaggaaagaaaacgGCGGCAGTTTgaagagcagaaacaaaagctgAGACTCCTGAGCAGTGTGAAACCCAAG aCAGGTGAAAAAAGCAGAGATGATGCTTTGGAAGCCATTAAAGGGAACTTAGATGGCTTTTCTAGAGATGCTAAAATGCACCCAACACCAGCAACACACCCAAAAAAGCCAG GAGTTGGAGTGttccctccccaggaccccatCCAGCAAATTCTGCCTCCCTGGATTTACAACGACAGCTTGGTCCCAG AGCTGTATAAGAAAATCCTAGAAACCACTTTGACTCCTGCTGGGATTGACACAGCCAAGCTCTACCCCATCCTGATGTCCTCAGGCCTGCCCAGGGAGACCCTGGGGCAGATCTGGGCCTTGGCCAACCGCACCACGCCCGGGAAGCTGACCAAGGAGGAGCTGTACTGCGTGCTGGCCATGATAGCTGTCACTCAG AGAGGGATCCCTGCCGTGAGCCCGGACGTGCTGAACCAGTTCCCAGCCGCGCCCGTCCCCACCCTGTCCGGCTTCCCGGTGCCGCTGCCCGCCGGGGTGAGCCAGCCCCCGCTGCTGCCCGCGGCTCCTCCTGCCTCCGtggggctgcccctggggaCATCCGTGATGGCCATGAGcatccctggccctgcccctgcccctgccccagctccagctgcagcacagccttcgggagccttcctgccctccttccctcccggccag GTAGTAAAACCAGAAGATGATGACTTCCAGGAGTTCCAGGATGCCTCCAAGTCTGGCTCCCTGGATGATTCCTTCACTGATTTCCAGGGGGAGGCAGCCAAagcagccagctcccagcaccgGAGCAG TGTTCCTTCTTTACTAATGCCACTCCCAGGTACTAAGCCGCTGTCAGCAGCTGATAAATATGCTGTGTTTAAAGGAATGGCAGCTGAGAAGCCTTCTGAGAGTGCAGCTGCTTTTGGAG ATGGAGGGGACAAGTACAGCGCTTTCCGGGAATTGGAGCAGCCAGCAGAAAGCAAATACTTGG GAGAGAACCTTGCAGAGTTCAAGCCCGCAGGAGCCGACGATGGTTTCACAGATTTCAAAACCGCTGACAGCATCTCCCCGTTAGAGCCACCCTCAAAAGACAAAACCTTCCCTGcacccttccctcctctgcctgctcagcccaAACAGCCAACACAAGCCAAGACCCCTTTGAATCTGGCAGACTTGGagctcttttcctcttctggaGAGAACAAGCAGCCATCCTTCCCACCTGCGTTTAACACCTCCAAACCGGGCTCCTTCCCCCCGCCACCCGCTCCATCCACCTCTGCCCAGCCAGCACCCAGCAAAACTTCAAGCTTAGCTGATGACTTTGGAGAGTTCAAcctttttggggaattttctaACGGCGCATCAGCCAGTGGACAAGATGACTTTGCAGATTTTATGGCTTTCAACAACAGCGGCGGGTTTTCCGAACAAAAATCCGACGACAAGTACAACGCACTGAAGCTGgaggccagccctgctgctcaggctggctcctcaggcagcacagtgaagggtgggcagagctctgccaccactgccactcCCACCAAGTATGACATCTTCAAGCAGCTGTCCCTGGAAGGCTCGGGAGCGGGCTTCGAGGAGGCCAAGGACGGCGCGCTCTCCTCGGCCAAGAGCGATGATGACTTTGCTGACTTCCACTCCAAGTTCTCTTCCAGCAGCGCCGAGAAGTCGCTGGTGGACAAGGTGGCAGCTTTCAAGCAGGCCAAAGAAGATTCTGCTTCAGTGAAATCCCTGGATCTGCCTTCCATCGGCGGCAGCAGCGTGGGCAAGGAGGACTCCGAAGACGCGCTGTCTGTTCAGTTTGACATGAAACTGGCTGATGTGGGAGGAGATCTTAAGCATGTCATGTCTGATAGCTCTTTGGATTTGCCAACAGTTAGTGGCCAGCAtccaccagcagcag ATGTGGATGACTTAAAGGGTGGCCCCTTGGGAAGCTGTCACAGTGGCTCTGCACTCAGCAGCCTGGCGAGCTACGACTGCTCTGGCTCCGACAGGGACGACGTCCAGCAGGGCAAGAaactctcctgcctctcccagccctcctcaGCAGCCACCTCTGTCCTCCAGAAGAAGGAGACCTTGTTTGGCAGCTCAGAAAACATCACCATGACAACAGTTTCCAAAGTGACAACCTTCCCCAGCGAGGATGCTGTGCAGGATGTTTCCTTCGCAGCCTTCGCAAACTTTAAGGGCTCCGGGCCGGTGTCCAGCGCTCCGAGCGACGACGACCTCGGcgattttggggattttggggattttgccAGAATTCCCTCGGAAGCtcaggatgcagcagcagctgacacagccctgggtgctgaTTTCCTCACTGGAGTCTCCTCTGAGCTGCACAGAGAGGCCACGGATGACTTCGGAGAGTTCCAGAGTGAAAAACCGAAAATCAGCAAGTTCGACTTCTTGGTGGCAACTTCTCAAGGCAAGGTGAAGTCCAGCGAGGAGATGATCAGGAGTGAGCTGGCTACCTTTGACCTGTCTGTGCAAG GGTCTCATAAGAGGAGCCTGAGCCTGGGGGACAGAGAGATCAGTCGCTCctcacctctgccagccctggagcagccgTTCAGGGACCGCTCCAACACCCTGAGCGAGAAACCCGCCCTGCCCGTGATCAGGGACAAGTACAAGGACCTGACTGGGGAGGTGGAG GAGAGTGAGAGGTACGCCTACGAGTGGCAGAGGTGCCTGGAGAGTGCCCTGCAG GTCATAAAGAAGGCAAATGACACCTTAAATGGAATCAGCAGTTCATCTGTTTGCACTGAAGTTATCCAGTCTGCCCAAGGCATGGAATATCTACAGG GGGTTGTTGAAGTCTACAGAGTCACCAAGAGGGTGGAGCTGGGCATCAAAGCAACTGCAGTTTGCAgtgagaagctgcagcagctgctgaaggatATTGATAAAGTGTGGAACAACCTGATCAGCTTCAtgtccctggctgctctcacG
- the SYNRG gene encoding synergin gamma isoform X5: MALRPGPGAGGAGGAGGGAAGAASFMFPVAGGLGPPQGMIPMQQQGFPMVPVMQANMPGMMGMNYGSQMPPGPMAMQGGMALGPMPAAGMPYMGQASFLGMRPAAPQYSPDMQKQFAEEQQKRFEHQQKFLEEERKRRQFEEQKQKLRLLSSVKPKTGEKSRDDALEAIKGNLDGFSRDAKMHPTPATHPKKPGVGVFPPQDPIQQILPPWIYNDSLVPELYKKILETTLTPAGIDTAKLYPILMSSGLPRETLGQIWALANRTTPGKLTKEELYCVLAMIAVTQRGIPAVSPDVLNQFPAAPVPTLSGFPVPLPAGVSQPPLLPAAPPASVGLPLGTSVMAMSIPGPAPAPAPAPAAAQPSGAFLPSFPPGQVVKPEDDDFQEFQDASKSGSLDDSFTDFQGEAAKAASSQHRSSVPSLLMPLPGTKPLSAADKYAVFKGMAAEKPSESAAAFGDGGDKYSAFRELEQPAESKYLGENLAEFKPAGADDGFTDFKTADSISPLEPPSKDKTFPAPFPPLPAQPKQPTQAKTPLNLADLELFSSSGENKQPSFPPAFNTSKPGSFPPPPAPSTSAQPAPSKTSSLADDFGEFNLFGEFSNGASASGQDDFADFMAFNNSGGFSEQKSDDKYNALKLEASPAAQAGSSGSTVKGGQSSATTATPTKYDIFKQLSLEGSGAGFEEAKDGALSSAKSDDDFADFHSKFSSSSAEKSLVDKVAAFKQAKEDSASVKSLDLPSIGGSSVGKEDSEDALSVQFDMKLADVGGDLKHVMSDSSLDLPTVSGQHPPAADVDDLKGGPLGSCHSGSALSSLASYDCSGSDRDDVQQGKKLSCLSQPSSAATSVLQKKETLFGSSENITMTTVSKVTTFPSEDAVQDVSFAAFANFKGSGPVSSAPSDDDLGDFGDFGDFARIPSEAQDAAAADTALGADFLTGVSSELHREATDDFGEFQSEKPKISKFDFLVATSQGKVKSSEEMIRSELATFDLSVQGSHKRSLSLGDREISRSSPLPALEQPFRDRSNTLSEKPALPVIRDKYKDLTGEVEESERYAYEWQRCLESALQVIKKANDTLNGISSSSVCTEVIQSAQGMEYLQGVVEVYRVTKRVELGIKATAVCSEKLQQLLKDIDKVWNNLISFMSLAALTPDENSLDFSSCMLRPGIKNAQDLACGVCLLNVDSRSKAFNSETDNFKLAYGGHQYHASCANFWINCVEPKPPGLILPDLL, translated from the exons ATGGCGCTGCGGCCCGGGCCCGGCGCGGGGGgcgccggcggggcgggcggcggagcGGCCGGGGCCGCCAG cttcaTGTTTCCTGTTGCAGGTGGTTTGGGCCCCCCTCAAG GGATGATTCCAATGCAGCAGCAAGGATTCCCAATGGTTCCTGTCATGCAGGCCAACATGCCAGGGATGATGGGGATGAATTATGGCTCTCAGATGCCTCCTGGACCCATGGCCATGCAG GGTGGCATGGCTCTGGGGCCCatgccagcagctggaatgcCCTACATGGGCCAGGCCTCGTTCCTGGGAATGCGCCCGGCCGCCCCCCAGTACAGCCCTGACATGCAGAAGCAAtttgcagaggagcagca GAAGAGGTTTGAGCACCAGCAGAAGTTCttagaagaggaaagaaaacgGCGGCAGTTTgaagagcagaaacaaaagctgAGACTCCTGAGCAGTGTGAAACCCAAG aCAGGTGAAAAAAGCAGAGATGATGCTTTGGAAGCCATTAAAGGGAACTTAGATGGCTTTTCTAGAGATGCTAAAATGCACCCAACACCAGCAACACACCCAAAAAAGCCAG GAGTTGGAGTGttccctccccaggaccccatCCAGCAAATTCTGCCTCCCTGGATTTACAACGACAGCTTGGTCCCAG AGCTGTATAAGAAAATCCTAGAAACCACTTTGACTCCTGCTGGGATTGACACAGCCAAGCTCTACCCCATCCTGATGTCCTCAGGCCTGCCCAGGGAGACCCTGGGGCAGATCTGGGCCTTGGCCAACCGCACCACGCCCGGGAAGCTGACCAAGGAGGAGCTGTACTGCGTGCTGGCCATGATAGCTGTCACTCAG AGAGGGATCCCTGCCGTGAGCCCGGACGTGCTGAACCAGTTCCCAGCCGCGCCCGTCCCCACCCTGTCCGGCTTCCCGGTGCCGCTGCCCGCCGGGGTGAGCCAGCCCCCGCTGCTGCCCGCGGCTCCTCCTGCCTCCGtggggctgcccctggggaCATCCGTGATGGCCATGAGcatccctggccctgcccctgcccctgccccagctccagctgcagcacagccttcgggagccttcctgccctccttccctcccggccag GTAGTAAAACCAGAAGATGATGACTTCCAGGAGTTCCAGGATGCCTCCAAGTCTGGCTCCCTGGATGATTCCTTCACTGATTTCCAGGGGGAGGCAGCCAAagcagccagctcccagcaccgGAGCAG TGTTCCTTCTTTACTAATGCCACTCCCAGGTACTAAGCCGCTGTCAGCAGCTGATAAATATGCTGTGTTTAAAGGAATGGCAGCTGAGAAGCCTTCTGAGAGTGCAGCTGCTTTTGGAG ATGGAGGGGACAAGTACAGCGCTTTCCGGGAATTGGAGCAGCCAGCAGAAAGCAAATACTTGG GAGAGAACCTTGCAGAGTTCAAGCCCGCAGGAGCCGACGATGGTTTCACAGATTTCAAAACCGCTGACAGCATCTCCCCGTTAGAGCCACCCTCAAAAGACAAAACCTTCCCTGcacccttccctcctctgcctgctcagcccaAACAGCCAACACAAGCCAAGACCCCTTTGAATCTGGCAGACTTGGagctcttttcctcttctggaGAGAACAAGCAGCCATCCTTCCCACCTGCGTTTAACACCTCCAAACCGGGCTCCTTCCCCCCGCCACCCGCTCCATCCACCTCTGCCCAGCCAGCACCCAGCAAAACTTCAAGCTTAGCTGATGACTTTGGAGAGTTCAAcctttttggggaattttctaACGGCGCATCAGCCAGTGGACAAGATGACTTTGCAGATTTTATGGCTTTCAACAACAGCGGCGGGTTTTCCGAACAAAAATCCGACGACAAGTACAACGCACTGAAGCTGgaggccagccctgctgctcaggctggctcctcaggcagcacagtgaagggtgggcagagctctgccaccactgccactcCCACCAAGTATGACATCTTCAAGCAGCTGTCCCTGGAAGGCTCGGGAGCGGGCTTCGAGGAGGCCAAGGACGGCGCGCTCTCCTCGGCCAAGAGCGATGATGACTTTGCTGACTTCCACTCCAAGTTCTCTTCCAGCAGCGCCGAGAAGTCGCTGGTGGACAAGGTGGCAGCTTTCAAGCAGGCCAAAGAAGATTCTGCTTCAGTGAAATCCCTGGATCTGCCTTCCATCGGCGGCAGCAGCGTGGGCAAGGAGGACTCCGAAGACGCGCTGTCTGTTCAGTTTGACATGAAACTGGCTGATGTGGGAGGAGATCTTAAGCATGTCATGTCTGATAGCTCTTTGGATTTGCCAACAGTTAGTGGCCAGCAtccaccagcagcag ATGTGGATGACTTAAAGGGTGGCCCCTTGGGAAGCTGTCACAGTGGCTCTGCACTCAGCAGCCTGGCGAGCTACGACTGCTCTGGCTCCGACAGGGACGACGTCCAGCAGGGCAAGAaactctcctgcctctcccagccctcctcaGCAGCCACCTCTGTCCTCCAGAAGAAGGAGACCTTGTTTGGCAGCTCAGAAAACATCACCATGACAACAGTTTCCAAAGTGACAACCTTCCCCAGCGAGGATGCTGTGCAGGATGTTTCCTTCGCAGCCTTCGCAAACTTTAAGGGCTCCGGGCCGGTGTCCAGCGCTCCGAGCGACGACGACCTCGGcgattttggggattttggggattttgccAGAATTCCCTCGGAAGCtcaggatgcagcagcagctgacacagccctgggtgctgaTTTCCTCACTGGAGTCTCCTCTGAGCTGCACAGAGAGGCCACGGATGACTTCGGAGAGTTCCAGAGTGAAAAACCGAAAATCAGCAAGTTCGACTTCTTGGTGGCAACTTCTCAAGGCAAGGTGAAGTCCAGCGAGGAGATGATCAGGAGTGAGCTGGCTACCTTTGACCTGTCTGTGCAAG GGTCTCATAAGAGGAGCCTGAGCCTGGGGGACAGAGAGATCAGTCGCTCctcacctctgccagccctggagcagccgTTCAGGGACCGCTCCAACACCCTGAGCGAGAAACCCGCCCTGCCCGTGATCAGGGACAAGTACAAGGACCTGACTGGGGAGGTGGAG GAGAGTGAGAGGTACGCCTACGAGTGGCAGAGGTGCCTGGAGAGTGCCCTGCAG GTCATAAAGAAGGCAAATGACACCTTAAATGGAATCAGCAGTTCATCTGTTTGCACTGAAGTTATCCAGTCTGCCCAAGGCATGGAATATCTACAGG GGGTTGTTGAAGTCTACAGAGTCACCAAGAGGGTGGAGCTGGGCATCAAAGCAACTGCAGTTTGCAgtgagaagctgcagcagctgctgaaggatATTGATAAAGTGTGGAACAACCTGATCAGCTTCAtgtccctggctgctctcacG
- the SYNRG gene encoding synergin gamma isoform X1 has protein sequence MALRPGPGAGGAGGAGGGAAGAASFMFPVAGGLGPPQGMIPMQQQGFPMVPVMQANMPGMMGMNYGSQMPPGPMAMQGGMALGPMPAAGMPYMGQASFLGMRPAAPQYSPDMQKQFAEEQQKRFEHQQKFLEEERKRRQFEEQKQKLRLLSSVKPKTGEKSRDDALEAIKGNLDGFSRDAKMHPTPATHPKKPDHPTPSHCAVSVSHSAFLDDEEFSDFMQGPVETPKLVPQSTSQPFHPATEAGQLLSERAVLHPVPPAQAPVLSTLHGTTGQVPYFPTSASPSNTHKTGSSLEEKALAHGSDESEQEQTKLKTSEVGHKASAASQAHPSPTSSDWGGVGGHESGPSAAAEVHKASEQNRAVEECGVGVFPPQDPIQQILPPWIYNDSLVPELYKKILETTLTPAGIDTAKLYPILMSSGLPRETLGQIWALANRTTPGKLTKEELYCVLAMIAVTQRGIPAVSPDVLNQFPAAPVPTLSGFPVPLPAGVSQPPLLPAAPPASVGLPLGTSVMAMSIPGPAPAPAPAPAAAQPSGAFLPSFPPGQVVKPEDDDFQEFQDASKSGSLDDSFTDFQGEAAKAASSQHRSSVPSLLMPLPGTKPLSAADKYAVFKGMAAEKPSESAAAFGDGGDKYSAFRELEQPAESKYLGENLAEFKPAGADDGFTDFKTADSISPLEPPSKDKTFPAPFPPLPAQPKQPTQAKTPLNLADLELFSSSGENKQPSFPPAFNTSKPGSFPPPPAPSTSAQPAPSKTSSLADDFGEFNLFGEFSNGASASGQDDFADFMAFNNSGGFSEQKSDDKYNALKLEASPAAQAGSSGSTVKGGQSSATTATPTKYDIFKQLSLEGSGAGFEEAKDGALSSAKSDDDFADFHSKFSSSSAEKSLVDKVAAFKQAKEDSASVKSLDLPSIGGSSVGKEDSEDALSVQFDMKLADVGGDLKHVMSDSSLDLPTVSGQHPPAADVDDLKGGPLGSCHSGSALSSLASYDCSGSDRDDVQQGKKLSCLSQPSSAATSVLQKKETLFGSSENITMTTVSKVTTFPSEDAVQDVSFAAFANFKGSGPVSSAPSDDDLGDFGDFGDFARIPSEAQDAAAADTALGADFLTGVSSELHREATDDFGEFQSEKPKISKFDFLVATSQGKVKSSEEMIRSELATFDLSVQGSHKRSLSLGDREISRSSPLPALEQPFRDRSNTLSEKPALPVIRDKYKDLTGEVEESERYAYEWQRCLESALQVIKKANDTLNGISSSSVCTEVIQSAQGMEYLQGVVEVYRVTKRVELGIKATAVCSEKLQQLLKDIDKVWNNLISFMSLAALTPDENSLDFSSCMLRPGIKNAQDLACGVCLLNVDSRSKKEEKPVEELPKKAFNSETDNFKLAYGGHQYHASCANFWINCVEPKPPGLILPDLL, from the exons ATGGCGCTGCGGCCCGGGCCCGGCGCGGGGGgcgccggcggggcgggcggcggagcGGCCGGGGCCGCCAG cttcaTGTTTCCTGTTGCAGGTGGTTTGGGCCCCCCTCAAG GGATGATTCCAATGCAGCAGCAAGGATTCCCAATGGTTCCTGTCATGCAGGCCAACATGCCAGGGATGATGGGGATGAATTATGGCTCTCAGATGCCTCCTGGACCCATGGCCATGCAG GGTGGCATGGCTCTGGGGCCCatgccagcagctggaatgcCCTACATGGGCCAGGCCTCGTTCCTGGGAATGCGCCCGGCCGCCCCCCAGTACAGCCCTGACATGCAGAAGCAAtttgcagaggagcagca GAAGAGGTTTGAGCACCAGCAGAAGTTCttagaagaggaaagaaaacgGCGGCAGTTTgaagagcagaaacaaaagctgAGACTCCTGAGCAGTGTGAAACCCAAG aCAGGTGAAAAAAGCAGAGATGATGCTTTGGAAGCCATTAAAGGGAACTTAGATGGCTTTTCTAGAGATGCTAAAATGCACCCAACACCAGCAACACACCCAAAAAAGCCAG ATCATCCCACACCATCCCATTGTGCTGTATCTGTTTCCCACTCTGCTTTTCTCGATGATGAAGAATTTAGTGACTTTATGCAAGGGCCTGTTGAGACCCCCAAACTGGTGCCTCAATCCACCTCTCAGCCTTTCCATCCTGCCACTGAGGCTGGGCAGCTGCTTTCAGAGAGGGCTGTGCTCcaccctgtccctccagcccaggcTCCAGTGTTATCCACCCTGCATGGTACAACTGGGCAGGTTCCTTATTTTCCTACCTCTGCATCTCCATCCAATACCCATAAAACAG GCTCTTCCTTGGAGGAGAAAGCTTTAGCTCATGGCTCAGATGAATCTGAACAAGAGCAAACCAAACTTAAAACGTCCGAAGTTGGGCACAAAGCCTCAGCTGCAAGCCaagcccatcccagtcccaccagCAGTGACTGGGGTGGTGTAGGTGGACATGAAAGtggtcccagtgctgctgcagaggtgcACAAGGCTTCAGAACAAAACAGAGCAGTTGAAGAGTGTG GAGTTGGAGTGttccctccccaggaccccatCCAGCAAATTCTGCCTCCCTGGATTTACAACGACAGCTTGGTCCCAG AGCTGTATAAGAAAATCCTAGAAACCACTTTGACTCCTGCTGGGATTGACACAGCCAAGCTCTACCCCATCCTGATGTCCTCAGGCCTGCCCAGGGAGACCCTGGGGCAGATCTGGGCCTTGGCCAACCGCACCACGCCCGGGAAGCTGACCAAGGAGGAGCTGTACTGCGTGCTGGCCATGATAGCTGTCACTCAG AGAGGGATCCCTGCCGTGAGCCCGGACGTGCTGAACCAGTTCCCAGCCGCGCCCGTCCCCACCCTGTCCGGCTTCCCGGTGCCGCTGCCCGCCGGGGTGAGCCAGCCCCCGCTGCTGCCCGCGGCTCCTCCTGCCTCCGtggggctgcccctggggaCATCCGTGATGGCCATGAGcatccctggccctgcccctgcccctgccccagctccagctgcagcacagccttcgggagccttcctgccctccttccctcccggccag GTAGTAAAACCAGAAGATGATGACTTCCAGGAGTTCCAGGATGCCTCCAAGTCTGGCTCCCTGGATGATTCCTTCACTGATTTCCAGGGGGAGGCAGCCAAagcagccagctcccagcaccgGAGCAG TGTTCCTTCTTTACTAATGCCACTCCCAGGTACTAAGCCGCTGTCAGCAGCTGATAAATATGCTGTGTTTAAAGGAATGGCAGCTGAGAAGCCTTCTGAGAGTGCAGCTGCTTTTGGAG ATGGAGGGGACAAGTACAGCGCTTTCCGGGAATTGGAGCAGCCAGCAGAAAGCAAATACTTGG GAGAGAACCTTGCAGAGTTCAAGCCCGCAGGAGCCGACGATGGTTTCACAGATTTCAAAACCGCTGACAGCATCTCCCCGTTAGAGCCACCCTCAAAAGACAAAACCTTCCCTGcacccttccctcctctgcctgctcagcccaAACAGCCAACACAAGCCAAGACCCCTTTGAATCTGGCAGACTTGGagctcttttcctcttctggaGAGAACAAGCAGCCATCCTTCCCACCTGCGTTTAACACCTCCAAACCGGGCTCCTTCCCCCCGCCACCCGCTCCATCCACCTCTGCCCAGCCAGCACCCAGCAAAACTTCAAGCTTAGCTGATGACTTTGGAGAGTTCAAcctttttggggaattttctaACGGCGCATCAGCCAGTGGACAAGATGACTTTGCAGATTTTATGGCTTTCAACAACAGCGGCGGGTTTTCCGAACAAAAATCCGACGACAAGTACAACGCACTGAAGCTGgaggccagccctgctgctcaggctggctcctcaggcagcacagtgaagggtgggcagagctctgccaccactgccactcCCACCAAGTATGACATCTTCAAGCAGCTGTCCCTGGAAGGCTCGGGAGCGGGCTTCGAGGAGGCCAAGGACGGCGCGCTCTCCTCGGCCAAGAGCGATGATGACTTTGCTGACTTCCACTCCAAGTTCTCTTCCAGCAGCGCCGAGAAGTCGCTGGTGGACAAGGTGGCAGCTTTCAAGCAGGCCAAAGAAGATTCTGCTTCAGTGAAATCCCTGGATCTGCCTTCCATCGGCGGCAGCAGCGTGGGCAAGGAGGACTCCGAAGACGCGCTGTCTGTTCAGTTTGACATGAAACTGGCTGATGTGGGAGGAGATCTTAAGCATGTCATGTCTGATAGCTCTTTGGATTTGCCAACAGTTAGTGGCCAGCAtccaccagcagcag ATGTGGATGACTTAAAGGGTGGCCCCTTGGGAAGCTGTCACAGTGGCTCTGCACTCAGCAGCCTGGCGAGCTACGACTGCTCTGGCTCCGACAGGGACGACGTCCAGCAGGGCAAGAaactctcctgcctctcccagccctcctcaGCAGCCACCTCTGTCCTCCAGAAGAAGGAGACCTTGTTTGGCAGCTCAGAAAACATCACCATGACAACAGTTTCCAAAGTGACAACCTTCCCCAGCGAGGATGCTGTGCAGGATGTTTCCTTCGCAGCCTTCGCAAACTTTAAGGGCTCCGGGCCGGTGTCCAGCGCTCCGAGCGACGACGACCTCGGcgattttggggattttggggattttgccAGAATTCCCTCGGAAGCtcaggatgcagcagcagctgacacagccctgggtgctgaTTTCCTCACTGGAGTCTCCTCTGAGCTGCACAGAGAGGCCACGGATGACTTCGGAGAGTTCCAGAGTGAAAAACCGAAAATCAGCAAGTTCGACTTCTTGGTGGCAACTTCTCAAGGCAAGGTGAAGTCCAGCGAGGAGATGATCAGGAGTGAGCTGGCTACCTTTGACCTGTCTGTGCAAG GGTCTCATAAGAGGAGCCTGAGCCTGGGGGACAGAGAGATCAGTCGCTCctcacctctgccagccctggagcagccgTTCAGGGACCGCTCCAACACCCTGAGCGAGAAACCCGCCCTGCCCGTGATCAGGGACAAGTACAAGGACCTGACTGGGGAGGTGGAG GAGAGTGAGAGGTACGCCTACGAGTGGCAGAGGTGCCTGGAGAGTGCCCTGCAG GTCATAAAGAAGGCAAATGACACCTTAAATGGAATCAGCAGTTCATCTGTTTGCACTGAAGTTATCCAGTCTGCCCAAGGCATGGAATATCTACAGG GGGTTGTTGAAGTCTACAGAGTCACCAAGAGGGTGGAGCTGGGCATCAAAGCAACTGCAGTTTGCAgtgagaagctgcagcagctgctgaaggatATTGATAAAGTGTGGAACAACCTGATCAGCTTCAtgtccctggctgctctcacG